In one Drosophila albomicans strain 15112-1751.03 chromosome X, ASM965048v2, whole genome shotgun sequence genomic region, the following are encoded:
- the LOC117578292 gene encoding uncharacterized protein LOC117578292 isoform X2: MNANIHLESNTARISGMPPSTSGSDTYVITIKSQNSAGLSENSSDILISQLTNAEDRKPIDMCIETETQKLRWKEPKITDGLTSYTIYSCDTTKAVPDRCKDPLRLAATNTNSWDNYFIFHNSYKYYKWAVAGNYSGSTAAGGIVWLDDKNSCHTNAGESPFDNRNVHAIIALGVLGVTLYFLIRKFRYMSDIKVDLPPGVLVDRESNQLLLTAIDDIPLTHRQDVYSVTIKPIVIDNKSDITDKNTSTDNSANIDTSATIDNSAYIDTSATTDNSAYIDTSSTIDKNTFSIDNVNNAGYTELSPMLLTPRFSATDNKSINPRNEPAVMDYVAMDMVARRQLPEYVKPPGLYAVL, encoded by the exons AT GAATGCAAACATTCACCTGGAATCGAATACGGCTCGCATCAGCGGCATGCCACCGTCGACATCGGGGAGCGATACCTATGTGATAACAATCAAAAGCCAAAATAGTGCGGGACTCTCGGAAAACAGCAGCGACATTTTGATATCCCAGTTGACAAACGCAGAGGATCGTAAACCGATTGATATGTGCATCGAAACGGAAACACAGAAATTGCGTTGGAAAGAACCGAAGATAACCGACGGTCTCACCTCCTATACTATCTATTCGTGTGATACCACTAAAGCCGTTCCCGATCGCTGTAAGGATCCATTACGTCTAGCGGCAACGAATACGAACAGTTGGGATAATTATTTCATCTTCcataattcatataaatattataaatgggCCGTTGCTGGCAACTACAGCGGATCGACGGCCGCCGGCGGCATTGTCTGGTTGGATGATAAGAATTCGTGTCACACGAATGCTGGCGAATCACCATTCGACAACCGAAATGTTCACGCAATCATTGCACTGGGCGTTCTTGGCGttactttatattttcttatacGCAAATTCCGCTACATGTCGGACATTAAGGTCGACCTGCCACCTGGTGTTCTAGTCGATCGGGAGTCGAATCAATTGCTACTCACCGCGATCGATGACATTCCCCTCACTCACAGACAGGATGTATACAGCGTGACCATAAAGCCAATTGTCATCGACAATAAAAGCGACATCACCGATAAAAATACCAGCACGGATAACAGCGCTAACATTGATACCAGCGCTACCATCGATAACAGCGCTTACATTGATACCAGCGCTACCACCGATAACAGCGCTTACATTGATACCAGCTCAACCATCGATAAGAACACGTTTAGCATCGATAACGTCAATAATGCTGGCTACACAGAACTCTCGCCTATGTTGCTAACGCCACGATTCAGCGCCACCGATAACAAATCGATAAATCCTCGAAATGAACCTGCTGTTATGGACTACGTTGCGATGGATATGGTGGCAAGGCGACAGCTTCCGGAATATGTTAAGCCACCGGGATTGTATGCAGTTTTGTAA
- the LOC117578288 gene encoding glucose-6-phosphate 1-dehydrogenase isoform X1, with amino-acid sequence MNQAGNSDISGSGTLDLIIKSLKSATMICEGTHFDGKIPHTFVVFGASGDLAKKKIYPTLWWLYRDDLLPKPTKICGYARSKMSIEKLRSNCDAYMKVQPGEQAKYDEFWSLNSYVAGAYDGRTGYELLNQQLEQMENHCKANRIFYLALPPSVYDLVTLNIKNICMSRNGWNRVIVEKPFGRDDVTSKALSDHLASLFDEEQLYRIDHYLGKEMVQNLMTIRFGNKILSSTWNRENIASVQITFKEPFGTQGRGGYFDEFGIIRDVMQNHLIQILSLVAMEKPVSCHPDDIRDEKVKVLKSIPALELSDMVLGQYVGNPDGTTEDARTGYLEDPTVTSTSTTPTFAMAVMKINNERWQGVPFILRCGKALNERKAEVRIQYQDVPGDIFEGNTKRNELVIRVQPGEALYFKMMTKSPGITFDIEETELDLTYEHRYKDSYLPDAYERLILDVFCGSQMHFVRSDELREAWRIFTPILHKIEQEHTKPLPYVYGSRGPKEADRKCEEANFRYYGSYKWHGSKSSTSNL; translated from the exons ATGAATCAAGCGG GCAACTCGGACATCTCGGGCAGCGGCACGCTGGATCTAATTATCAAGTCCCTCAAGTCCGCCACAATGATTTGTGAGGGCACACACTTTGACGGCAAAATTCCGCACACTTTTGTGGTCTTTGGTGCCTCG GGTGATCTGGCGAAAAAGAAGATCTATCCTACTTTGTGGTGGCTTTACCGCGATGATTTGCTGCCAAAACCCACGAAAATATGCGGTTATGCTCGCTCCAAGATGTCCATTGAAAAGCTCCGCTCGAACTGCGACGCCTACATGAAG GTTCAACCCGGTGAGCAAGCCAAGTACGATGAGTTCTGGAGCCTCAACAGCTATGTGGCTGGTGCCTACGATGGTCGCACCGGCTACGAGCTGCTCAATCAGCAATTGGAGCAGATGGAGAATCACTGCAAGGCGAATCGCATATTCTATTTGGCATTGCCGCCCAGTGTGTATGACTTGGTCACGCTGAACATCAAGAACATCTGCATGTCGCGCAACGGCTGGAATCGCGTGATCGTGGAGAAGCCTTTTGGCCGCGACGATGTTACCTCGAAGGCATTGAGCGATCATCTGGCGAGCCTGTTTGATGAAGAGCAACTCTATCGCATCGATCACTATCTGGGCAAGGAGATGGTACAGAATTTGATGACCATACGTTTTGGCAACAAGATCCTCAGCTCGACGTGGAATCGCGAAAATATCGCGTCCGTGCAGATCACATTCAAGGAACCCTTCGGCACCCAGGGCCGTGGCGGTTACTTCGATGAGTTTGGCATCATTCGCGATGTGATGCAGAACCATTTGATACAGATACTCTCGCTGGTCGCCATGGAGAAGCCCGTCTCGTGCCATCCCGATGACATACGCGACGAAAAGGTCAAGGTGCTAAAGAGTATTCCGGCGCTGGAGCTCAGCGACATGGTCTTGGGTCAGTATGTGGGCAACCCGGATGGGACCACAGAGGATGCTCGCACTGGCTACTTGGAGGATCCAACCGTAACGAGTACTTCAACGACGCCCACATTTGCCATGGCCGTCATGAAGATCAACAATGAACGCTGGCAAGGCGTTCCGTTCATCTTGCGTTGCGGCAAAGCGTTGAACGAACGCAAGGCGGAGGTTCGCATTCAATATCAGGATGTCCCCGGGGACATCTTCGAGGGGAATACGAAACGCAACGAGCTGGTCATACGTGTCCAGCCCGGCGAGGCGCTCTACTTTAAGATGATGACCAAAAGTCCGGGCATCACGTTTGATATTGAGGAAACCGAATTGGATTTGACGTACGAGCATCGCTACAAGGATTCCTATCTACCGGATGCGTATGAACGCCTGATACTCGATGTCTTCTGTGGCTCCCAAATGCATTTCGTACGCTCCGATGAGTTGCGCGAGGCGTGGCGCATATTTACGCCCATTCTCCACAAAATCGAACAGGAACACACGAAGCCCTTGCCCTATGTCTATGGGTCCCGTGGTCCCAAGGAGGCGGACCGCAAGTGTGAGGAGGCCAATTTCCGTTACTATGGCTCCTACAAATGGCACGGCAGCAAGTCCAGCACATCCAATCTCTAG
- the LOC117578292 gene encoding cytokine receptor isoform X1, which translates to MRLSSVWIFIAITCISPSYCKCGISISKGVEIQVSQERLRKGDAYNITCSIVDLEEVQRNCKSHKIDILANNTKVATKYINATTLYHQVDSAQPQHISSGYFCSCNGAGLVAIKFQIGVQLHIDDFDCHFLDEPGTQLVCTFSAPPQSFDVNPQTSYKLEYKRRWWNCTTTTTNSLARVQCIVPSSHFSKFESEYKLTVSMDDGLGVMNNTFTRSKTECTVLPAMEELRQLNRSSNSHCLQYRDLRKSNHDGACCEYNLKLEPNTTHKVSTDNTNLIICLSQLLPHQNYTLNVSRRLNHPKTHWSEEAVYKFSTDATIPPRPPNVWSNGYVVDSSRRELLVYWQPLNESEYNGFNFTYNVTVRDSLGNFQVGNANIHLESNTARISGMPPSTSGSDTYVITIKSQNSAGLSENSSDILISQLTNAEDRKPIDMCIETETQKLRWKEPKITDGLTSYTIYSCDTTKAVPDRCKDPLRLAATNTNSWDNYFIFHNSYKYYKWAVAGNYSGSTAAGGIVWLDDKNSCHTNAGESPFDNRNVHAIIALGVLGVTLYFLIRKFRYMSDIKVDLPPGVLVDRESNQLLLTAIDDIPLTHRQDVYSVTIKPIVIDNKSDITDKNTSTDNSANIDTSATIDNSAYIDTSATTDNSAYIDTSSTIDKNTFSIDNVNNAGYTELSPMLLTPRFSATDNKSINPRNEPAVMDYVAMDMVARRQLPEYVKPPGLYAVL; encoded by the exons ATGCGGCTCTCATCAGTTTGGATTTTCATTGCGATCACGTGCATTTCGCCTTCGTATTGTAAGTGCggtatatcaatatcaaaAGGTGTCGAGATTCAAGTGTCGCAGGAGCGACTGCGCAAAGGCGATGCGTATAATATTACCTGTTCGATTGTAGATCTCGAAGAGGTGCAACGCAATTGCAAATCACATAAGATTGATATACTCGCGAATAACACGAAAGTGGCCACGAAATATATCAATGCGACAACCTTGTATCATCAAGTTGATTCGGCTCAGCCACAACACATAAGCAGCGGATATTTTTGTTCCTGCAACGGAGCAGGTCTCGTGGCCATTAAATTCCAGATTGGTGTTCAGCTACACATCGACGATTTTGATTGCCACTTTTTGGATGAACCCGGTACGCAACTTGTGTGCACATTTAGTGCGCCGCCTCAGTCCTTCGATGTGAATCCACAAACCAGTTATAAGCTCGAATATAAGAGGCGGTGGTGGAActgcaccacaacaacaacaaacagcctTGCAAGGGTGCAATGCATTGTGCCCAGTAGCCACTTCAGCAAGTTTGAATCCGAATATAAGCTGACGGTCTCCATGGACGATGGTCTAGGTGTGATGAATAACACATTCACGCGATCCAAGACCGAGTGCACTGTGCTGCCGGCCATGGAGGAGCTGAGGCAGCTcaatcgcagcagcaactcccACTGCCTACAATATAGAGATTTGAGGAAATCGAATCATGATGGCGCGTGCTGTGAATACAATCTGAAATTGGAGCCAAATACTACCCACAAAGTGTCGACTGACAATACAAACCTAATAATATGTCTGTCGCAACTGTTGCCGCACCAGAACTACACGTTAAACGTGAGTCGGCGTCTCAACCATCCAAAAACACATTGGAGCGAGGAAGCTGTTTACAAGTTTAGCACAGATGCCACCATTCCGCCACGGCCGCCAAATGTCTGGTCGAATGGTTATGTCGTCGATAGCAGTCGCCGGGAATTGCTAGTGTATTGGCAGCCATTAAATGAGAGCGAATATAATGGATTTAATTTCACCTACAACGTTACTGTGCGCGACAGCCTGGGAAACTTTCAAGTCGG GAATGCAAACATTCACCTGGAATCGAATACGGCTCGCATCAGCGGCATGCCACCGTCGACATCGGGGAGCGATACCTATGTGATAACAATCAAAAGCCAAAATAGTGCGGGACTCTCGGAAAACAGCAGCGACATTTTGATATCCCAGTTGACAAACGCAGAGGATCGTAAACCGATTGATATGTGCATCGAAACGGAAACACAGAAATTGCGTTGGAAAGAACCGAAGATAACCGACGGTCTCACCTCCTATACTATCTATTCGTGTGATACCACTAAAGCCGTTCCCGATCGCTGTAAGGATCCATTACGTCTAGCGGCAACGAATACGAACAGTTGGGATAATTATTTCATCTTCcataattcatataaatattataaatgggCCGTTGCTGGCAACTACAGCGGATCGACGGCCGCCGGCGGCATTGTCTGGTTGGATGATAAGAATTCGTGTCACACGAATGCTGGCGAATCACCATTCGACAACCGAAATGTTCACGCAATCATTGCACTGGGCGTTCTTGGCGttactttatattttcttatacGCAAATTCCGCTACATGTCGGACATTAAGGTCGACCTGCCACCTGGTGTTCTAGTCGATCGGGAGTCGAATCAATTGCTACTCACCGCGATCGATGACATTCCCCTCACTCACAGACAGGATGTATACAGCGTGACCATAAAGCCAATTGTCATCGACAATAAAAGCGACATCACCGATAAAAATACCAGCACGGATAACAGCGCTAACATTGATACCAGCGCTACCATCGATAACAGCGCTTACATTGATACCAGCGCTACCACCGATAACAGCGCTTACATTGATACCAGCTCAACCATCGATAAGAACACGTTTAGCATCGATAACGTCAATAATGCTGGCTACACAGAACTCTCGCCTATGTTGCTAACGCCACGATTCAGCGCCACCGATAACAAATCGATAAATCCTCGAAATGAACCTGCTGTTATGGACTACGTTGCGATGGATATGGTGGCAAGGCGACAGCTTCCGGAATATGTTAAGCCACCGGGATTGTATGCAGTTTTGTAA
- the LOC117578288 gene encoding glucose-6-phosphate 1-dehydrogenase isoform X2, with product MICEGTHFDGKIPHTFVVFGASGDLAKKKIYPTLWWLYRDDLLPKPTKICGYARSKMSIEKLRSNCDAYMKVQPGEQAKYDEFWSLNSYVAGAYDGRTGYELLNQQLEQMENHCKANRIFYLALPPSVYDLVTLNIKNICMSRNGWNRVIVEKPFGRDDVTSKALSDHLASLFDEEQLYRIDHYLGKEMVQNLMTIRFGNKILSSTWNRENIASVQITFKEPFGTQGRGGYFDEFGIIRDVMQNHLIQILSLVAMEKPVSCHPDDIRDEKVKVLKSIPALELSDMVLGQYVGNPDGTTEDARTGYLEDPTVTSTSTTPTFAMAVMKINNERWQGVPFILRCGKALNERKAEVRIQYQDVPGDIFEGNTKRNELVIRVQPGEALYFKMMTKSPGITFDIEETELDLTYEHRYKDSYLPDAYERLILDVFCGSQMHFVRSDELREAWRIFTPILHKIEQEHTKPLPYVYGSRGPKEADRKCEEANFRYYGSYKWHGSKSSTSNL from the exons ATGATTTGTGAGGGCACACACTTTGACGGCAAAATTCCGCACACTTTTGTGGTCTTTGGTGCCTCG GGTGATCTGGCGAAAAAGAAGATCTATCCTACTTTGTGGTGGCTTTACCGCGATGATTTGCTGCCAAAACCCACGAAAATATGCGGTTATGCTCGCTCCAAGATGTCCATTGAAAAGCTCCGCTCGAACTGCGACGCCTACATGAAG GTTCAACCCGGTGAGCAAGCCAAGTACGATGAGTTCTGGAGCCTCAACAGCTATGTGGCTGGTGCCTACGATGGTCGCACCGGCTACGAGCTGCTCAATCAGCAATTGGAGCAGATGGAGAATCACTGCAAGGCGAATCGCATATTCTATTTGGCATTGCCGCCCAGTGTGTATGACTTGGTCACGCTGAACATCAAGAACATCTGCATGTCGCGCAACGGCTGGAATCGCGTGATCGTGGAGAAGCCTTTTGGCCGCGACGATGTTACCTCGAAGGCATTGAGCGATCATCTGGCGAGCCTGTTTGATGAAGAGCAACTCTATCGCATCGATCACTATCTGGGCAAGGAGATGGTACAGAATTTGATGACCATACGTTTTGGCAACAAGATCCTCAGCTCGACGTGGAATCGCGAAAATATCGCGTCCGTGCAGATCACATTCAAGGAACCCTTCGGCACCCAGGGCCGTGGCGGTTACTTCGATGAGTTTGGCATCATTCGCGATGTGATGCAGAACCATTTGATACAGATACTCTCGCTGGTCGCCATGGAGAAGCCCGTCTCGTGCCATCCCGATGACATACGCGACGAAAAGGTCAAGGTGCTAAAGAGTATTCCGGCGCTGGAGCTCAGCGACATGGTCTTGGGTCAGTATGTGGGCAACCCGGATGGGACCACAGAGGATGCTCGCACTGGCTACTTGGAGGATCCAACCGTAACGAGTACTTCAACGACGCCCACATTTGCCATGGCCGTCATGAAGATCAACAATGAACGCTGGCAAGGCGTTCCGTTCATCTTGCGTTGCGGCAAAGCGTTGAACGAACGCAAGGCGGAGGTTCGCATTCAATATCAGGATGTCCCCGGGGACATCTTCGAGGGGAATACGAAACGCAACGAGCTGGTCATACGTGTCCAGCCCGGCGAGGCGCTCTACTTTAAGATGATGACCAAAAGTCCGGGCATCACGTTTGATATTGAGGAAACCGAATTGGATTTGACGTACGAGCATCGCTACAAGGATTCCTATCTACCGGATGCGTATGAACGCCTGATACTCGATGTCTTCTGTGGCTCCCAAATGCATTTCGTACGCTCCGATGAGTTGCGCGAGGCGTGGCGCATATTTACGCCCATTCTCCACAAAATCGAACAGGAACACACGAAGCCCTTGCCCTATGTCTATGGGTCCCGTGGTCCCAAGGAGGCGGACCGCAAGTGTGAGGAGGCCAATTTCCGTTACTATGGCTCCTACAAATGGCACGGCAGCAAGTCCAGCACATCCAATCTCTAG
- the LOC117578290 gene encoding RNA polymerase II subunit A C-terminal domain phosphatase SSU72, which translates to MTDPSKLSVAVVCSSNMNRSMEAHNFLAKKGFNVRSYGTGERVKLPGIAFDKPNVYEFGTSYEHIYRDLESKDKEFYTQNGLLHMLDRNRRIKKCPERFQETKEQFDIIITVEERVYDLVVLHMESMAAVNNRPVHVLNVDVVDNSEDALMGAFLITDMLNLMAKSNDIDNDIDEMIQEFEERRNRVILHSVLFY; encoded by the exons ATGACTGACCCGAGCAAATTGTCCGTTGCTGTGGTCTGTTCATCGAACATGAATCGCTCCATGGAGGCGCACAATTTCCTAGCGAAAAAGGGCTTCAACGTGCGCTCCTATGGCACCGGTGAACGGGTCAAGTTGCCCGGCATTGCCTTCGACAAGCCGAATGTTTACGAATTCGGCACCAGCTACGAGCACATCTATCGCGACTTGGAGTCCAAAGACAAGGAATT TTACACACAGAACGGTTTGCTGCACATGCTCGACCGTAATCGGCGCATTAAGAAATGCCCCGAACGCTTTCAAGAGACCAAAGAACAATTTGATATTATCATTACGGTGGAGGAGCGAGTCTACGATCTGGTTGTGCTTCACATGGAGTCTATGGCTGCCGTCAACAATCGGCCCGTCCACGTTCTCAACGTGGATGTCGTGGACAACTCTGAGGATGCATTGATGGGTGCATTTCTAATTACCGACATGCTTAATCTG ATGGCTAAATCAAACGATATCGATAACGACATCGATGAGATGATACAGGAGTTTGAGGAGCGACGAAATCGGGTGATCCTGCACTCGGTGCTCTTTTACTGA
- the LOC117578287 gene encoding probable serine/threonine-protein kinase DDB_G0282963 encodes MLKHASNATSNATATSTSTATATSGTTAVAVATTNGQLLRTTSNCNSNNNINNNNSSTASSNSSSNNNTPSTTTAAGGGNCGSSSPAAVGNATANVAAAAAAGATSPTPAAVASTARNIHLRPPQPLNISALNASTCSGSNVARGNNTSNLLNIATMPTLMPPMKPLTPLTPNGNSNNISISNNNINNNNSLHHHHTYTNQHMLASNSSSSNNQLHLQFQQQHQHQQQHQQQQQQQLQAAGQQQQLIANHSNHSMLSTTTNNNNNTLHNYSQCNNNNNINNNNNFGSSLKTTKHGPGPREVLTSLGLLCLVSLLLALLSLIFLLKISPNSREEALSRSSSSNINTISNSNNEDFIIVYDVTLALCALSLSLNLCCLLVCAIQFLFAVKLLRSPMFDGRDNKYLEKSSASRTCAVSGFFISIPVFLTGIILYTFNHFHSTPAIITSVLIGVGIVFCGGAMVHNVFVWQKEKTISYRSPIAPLTPSSLTQLPPPVQFYHQQTSQSSHPQAQVLHHSLLHHHHPTSVTPVSPNHSHGSFNPLLCAAGAIPATAPPFLVRPATATPPTPKPINIGVGIVATTTANGSCLLGRELSGSVSPGIPPTLDMSNITNISLHELSTLV; translated from the exons ATGCTGAAACACGCCTCGAATGCGACGAGCAatgcgacagcgacgtcgacgtcgacggcgacagcgacgtcaggaacaactgctgttgctgttgccaccaCCAATGGCCAGCTGCTGCGCACCAcaagcaattgcaacagcaacaacaacatcaacaacaacaacagcagcactgcgagcagcaacagcagcagtaataACAACACACCCTCAACGACGACGGCAGCAGGCGGCGGCAactgcggcagcagcagcccagcTGCAGTTGGCAATGCCACCgccaatgttgctgctgctgctgctgcgggaGCGACGTCACCAACGCCAGCAGCTGTGGCAAGCACGGCACGCAACATTCACCTGCGACCGCCGCAGCCGTTGAACATCAGTGCGCTGAACGCGTCGACGTGCAGCGGCAGCAATGTGGCACGTGGCAACAACACGAGCAACCTGCTCAACATTGCCACAATGCCAACGCTGATGCCGCCAATGAAGCCCCTCACACCGCTCACGcccaatggcaacagcaacaacattagcatcagcaacaacaacatcaacaacaacaacagtctgcatcatcatcatacgTACACCAATCAACACATGCTCgcgagcaacagcagcagcagcaacaatcagTTGCACTTGCAGttccagcagcaacatcaacatcaacaacaacatcagcagcaacagcagcagcaattgcaagcAGCgggacagcaacagcaactgattGCCAATCACAGCAATCACAGCATGCTcagcaccaccaccaacaacaacaacaacacgctGCATAATTACAGtcagtgcaacaacaacaacaacatcaacaataacaacaactttggCAGCAGTTTAAAGACAACCAAACATGGACCAGGACCACGCGAAGTTCTCACCAGCCTAGGATTGCTTTGTTTGG TATCGCTCTTGTTGGCCTTGCTGTCGCTCATCTTTCTGCTGAAGATCTCGCCAAACAGTCGCGAGGAGGCGCTGAgccggagcagcagcagcaacatcaatactatcagcaacagtaacaacgaGGACTTCATCATCGTCTACGATGTGACATTGGCCCTCTGCgctctgtcgctctctctgAATCTCTGCTGTCTGCTCGTCTGTGCCATACAGTTCCTGTTCGCCGTGAAGCTGCTCCGCTCGCCGATGTTCGATGGCCGGGACAACAAGTACCTGGAGAAGTCGAGTGCCAGTCGAACGTGCGCCGTTAGCGGTTTCTTCATCTCGATCCCTGTTTTTCTCACCGGCATCATACTGTACACATTCAATCACTTCCATTCGACGCCGGCGATCATTACGAGCGTGCTCATCGGCGTTGGGATTGTGTTCTGTGGCGGCGCCATGGTGCacaatgtgtttgtgtggcaGAAGGAGAAGACGATCAGCTATCGCAGTCCAATTGCCCCGCTTACCCCATCATCACTTACCCAGCTCCCGCCGCCCGTTCAGTTCTATCATCAGCAGACGTCGCAGTCGTCGCATCCTCAAGCTCAAGTGTTGCATCACTCGCtgctgcatcatcatcatcccaCCTCGGTGACGCCGGTGTCGCCAAATCATTCGCATGGCAGCTTCAATCCGCTGCTCTGCGCAGCTGGCGCCATTCCAGCCACAGCGCCTCCGTTCCTTGTGCGTCCGGCAACGGCGACGCCGCCAACGCCGAAACCCATCAACATTGGCGTTGGCATCGTGGCCACCACGACGGCCAATGGCAGCTGTCTTTTGGGACGCGAGCTCAGCGGTTCGGTCAGTCCGGGGATTCCCCCGACGCTGGACATGAGCAACATCACAAACATTTCGCTGCACGAACTCTCGACACTCGTCTAA